The Setaria viridis chromosome 6, Setaria_viridis_v4.0, whole genome shotgun sequence genome includes the window CTTTCATGGCCTCCATAAAAACAGCATGGACATTTattagtccaaaagacataaccacaTATTCATAATGCCCATACCTTGTATTAAAAGCCGTCTTCTCAATATCCTCTTCCTTGATACATAGTTGATGGTAACCACATTGCAAGTCAATCTTAGAGAATACCTTGGCACCTCTCAATTGATCAAAGAGAGCATCAATACGAGGCaaagggtacttgttcttgattgtcACTTGATTATGTGCTTGATAATCAACACAAAATCTTTTAGTGCTATCCTTCTTTTCTACAAACAAGACTGGGGCAGCCCAAGGTGACGTGCTTGCTTGGTTAAACCCTTTAGTAAGAAGTTCATCCAATTGTTTCTTTAACTCCACCTGCTCCAAAGGAGCCATCTTGTATGGTGTCTTATATATAGGTTGCGTTCCAGGAACTAACTCACTACTAGAAACCTtggctttagtctcggttggtagggGTCAAATTTCTCTAAAACCATTCAGGATATaattttcgagacaaaaggtgggggtcctttagtcccgggtcaggccccctttagtccatGTTGGTGCTACGTAGTCCGGGActaaaaatttcaaaataaaaataaaaaaagcagcCCACGCCCGTCGGCCgctggccgcgcgccgccctgACACTGCTCcgctccggcctccgcctcggcccCAGCCTTCGCTCCGCCTCCACTGCTCCGAGCCCGCGCCACCTCTCCACCCTGGCCTCCACTCCGAGCCCTCGCCGCTGCGcgccctcgccccgctgccgctactcactgccagtgaggggcgagcagagggggaaggggaggggcagcagggggAGGGGGTTGGCACTCGTgctggagggagaggaggaggaggaagaagaaaggggaagaTAAGGAGCTGTGCACCGGAGGGAGTCCTGGTCTTCTAAGGAAGATAAAGAGGATGCACTGTAGCGCAACCAATCCGGGGTCCTCCCTGACGGGCCCTCCATCCGTCGCTCGTAGGGAGTGGCCAAGGGGTTAATGGGGGAGCATAAGAATGCGCCGCCGGGGTGTCGAAGGAGCTTGGTGCCGGAGAAggatctttttcttcattgaGCTCGTTCTCAAATCTGGATGCACCAGCGGCCggctgggggggggggcgccGGATGGTGGTGGGAGGTGGGACATGGCCGGCGCAGGCCTGGAGGGGTTGGGAGGGGAGTGGACGCTAAGGCCggagtggccgccggcgggtggcgcggtgGGCGCGAGGTCTAGAGAGAGAAACTAGAGAAATGCCCGTTATTTTCCACTTCCAGTAAGCTATATAGAGTAAGTAACATACATGGAGTATTGTACTGTTAGTTTCTTTGCAGTTTATTCTAAGATGTTCCATCCTTCATTTGAGTAACTATTTGTCAATTTGACAAATTAACCACATTCAAAAGCTATACAAGCAGAGGGAGCCGCATGACAGGCCATTTGTGATGTTGCATTGTTGGGCGTTACTCAAACACCATAGAAGTGGATCAATCGGGATAATGATTGTCATCTACTTAAGAAGAAAGCACAAAAGTCTTTTTCAGAATTTGAGAATgagggtgatgacaatgatgatgatgtggaggagagtgGCATTCCAAGATCGGCAGTGAACCACAAAGAGAGACCTTCAGGGAGGAAGCAAGAGAAGGAGAGGGTAAAGAAAGGAGGAGATGGTATTGTGTTCCAGTCCGCAGTTCCAGAGATGATTGAAACAAAGGAGGAGATACCAGTTACTGGGAAAGGATTATTGgaagactgctggagatgctcttaatTGTATAGCCTAAACAAAAGCATTTGTTGCTGTTAATTTTAGTTGATACTAGAAAATAAGGGCTGCATATTCTGTTTTTTTCCAATTAATTCGATACGTTGTAGCAACTCTAAAGTGTGCGCTAGCTTCTGTAACATTAGAGTGTTGTTGGCTGATTTGGCATTTGCCTTTCGTCGGTTCTATTCCACTAGAAAGTGTTCAGCAATTGAGAACTTTCTCGCTTAATCTATTCAGATAAATGCACAGAATTGAGTGAACCATGTAATTTTTAATGGTTGCTCAACACTACTTTGtatgctagctagctaggcttGCTCTGTACAAACATTGTATTTACACAGTAGAATTGTTGGCTTTTTCTTGTATAACCTAAAACCGAAAGCTTGATTGAGCCACTTTTGTCTAAAAATGTTAATGTTGAAGTGCTCATTCAGAATATATTATCTTTGTGAGGAGGCCCACCGGCAGGATAATCCACCTCAGTGTCCAACCATCACATACCTTGTATACTGTGAGAGAAAAAATTCTGGAACAACACTGCCTTGTCTTTGATGGAGAGCAGCTAGAGGACAACTTTACACTAGCTGACGCTTGACCTCCTAGAAAAGATGCAAATCTATGTAATGGAGACGCTAGCAGGCAAGTCCATCACCCTTGAGGTTGAATACTATTGACAACGTGAAGGGCAAAATTGAAGATCCTCATGTTTTCCAACAAACAGCTGCACGACAACAGCACCTTGGCGACAACAACATTTGGAAGGAGGCCATCGTTCTTCTTGTCCTCCACCCATTTCCAAGAGGCACGATGCGGATCTTCGTGGTGAAGATGACTAGAAGGACCATGCATCCCTCTTTTGGTTGAGAGTTGAGATACCATCGACGCTGTGAAGCTGAAGATCTATGAGAAGGATGGCACTCGCCCCAGACGGCAACGCCTCATTTTGCTGGCAAACAGTTGGAGGACAGCCAGACCTGGCTGACTATATCATTCAAAATGAGTCTACCATTGACGTCGACGTGGTGCTCTGCCAATGTGGTCGCTGAGATGCATGACCATCAACACGGAGATACGTGATGTATGGCCATTCAACAAGGAGATACATTTGCTGCAgtcttctttctttccttccagtAGTGGTGTGTCATCAGTAAAACTACTATCATTGTAGGACGTTAGTATTGCTGcattcttctttctttattatCAAACTGAGATTAACTTATCTGGCCAACCCATCGTGCGTTGTGATGTACTACAGTACAGCAGATGGTTCGTTCTCACAACAGAATCAAACAGGAAAATCACGGCAATTACAAATGGGGATGTCGGCCGGATAAACAATTACTATTTTATTTGGCAACAATTCAAGTACTGTTTTGGCAGCAGTAAAGGAAAACTAGTAAGTTCCGGCTGAGTTTTTCTGGATAAAAACATAAAACGCTGCCGCTGTTACGGCGCACAAAATCCCTGCGTTCTCCATTGAGTTCGCATGTGTGTTTCCACAGCTCACCGGACGGCCGCCGTCGAGTTGATCTCCGGCGAACCTCTGACAGAGATGTGCGTGGCACTATGGTGGATGTGGACCCACCACTCGTTACACGGTCAAAAGGGGCCCAACCAGGTCGAAGGGCAAGGAAGAAACTCTGGGCCGCCTCTGGCTGCCGGGAATTATTGGCTGATTGCtttttggaaaataaaaatCAGCTCCGGTTGGAAGTCCTAATTCTCTTCCACTTCCGATTCCAACCTTCAAGTTCCTGCCAAGTCGAGTATATACACATACATCTATCCCCAAACCTTTCATCatggaaaatgcaaaaccacatgTACATGTGACCACATGACTTATCTTAACCGTTAATTTCTTTTTATCCAACTGTTGATCCACTACCTACCCCATGTACTTCTTACCTACCAATGATCTATCCCACCATTGATTCAAAAATAAATGGCTTAGATATATAACTCATGTGGTCACATGTATATCCTTTCGTTATAGTATGTTAATGTGTGAGATCTTGTATCAAGAGTCCCTGGGTTTGTCTTGGCATCATTTTATTGAGAAAAACAGTTGGTGGCTTCAACTTTAGTAAGGTGTGTTGCAAGCATGCAGCGGCAATTGCAGAGGTCACAAGCATGCATCAGCTCAATACCCTATCTGCTAATTGTCTCTGTCACGCAGTCTCTCGGTTGATTTTAATCTTAACAAGACGTGCACAAGCACAACCATTGTTCCCACGGAAATCCTAAAGAGAAACATAAAAATCGTACTAACCTTTgctcagaaaaaaaatggactGAAATATAGGGTGTGTAAAAAATATTACAAGCTTTTAGTAGTAATATATGTTTCCATAATAACCCAGGTAACGCACAAAAGTATAGATGACATTATCGTGGAGACTGAATTCCCAAGTATGCTGAATCAGTCATGCTGACATACCCGTTGCTAAGCTCGATTTCGAAGCAAGCGTTTGGTGATCCAACGAGCATAGCTCCCTCGTCGGAAGTCTCCTGCCCCCATGGATGCTGCGACAGGTTCCTAAACCTCTCAAGCTCATCTGCAACCTCCCGCATCGGCGGTCTCTGCTCGCTAGCCATCTCCAAGCATCGCCTCGCCAGCTCGGCCAACTGCTCGATCAGCTCGATGCTCTCTTCGCCTTTGATCTGTTCGTCCAGTATCTCGCCAAGCCTGTTCTCGCTCATGGCCAGGAGGAAATGTGCCGAGAGGTTTATTTCCTCATCGATTGCCTGAAGGTTCGTCGCCTTCCTGCACGTCAGCAGCTCCAGGATgacgacgccgaagctgtacacgtcgctcttGCTCGTCAGCTTGGAGGTCTGCATGTACTCTGGATCCAGGTAGCCGTAGGTCCCCTGGACAAATGTCACAAACTGGGCCTCGTCCGTCGGAGCCAAAGTCGAGGCTCCAAAATCTGAGACTTTGACGGTGTAGTTGTCGTCGATGAGTATGTTTGCCGATTTCACGTCGCCGTGGATgatcggcggcgaggccgaggagtGCAGGTAGGCGAGTGCTTCCGCGGCCTCGTGCGCGATCTTCAGGCGCGTCGCGAAGGAGACGCGCGGCCCGTGGTGATGCCGGCCTTGGATGAGCTGGTACAGGGTGCCGTTGGGGATGAACTCGTAGACGAGCATGGGCACCTCCACCTCaaggcagcagccatagagctTGACGACGTTCCTGTGGTTGATCTGGGACAGGATGAGCATCTCCTTCCCGAACTCCTTCTCCTGCCTCTCGCTGATCATCTTGCACTTCTTTATCGCGACCGACCTGTTATCTTTTAGAGTTCCTTTGTACACGGTGCCATTCCCTCCCTTGCCGAGCACATTTCGCTCGTCGAAGTTACCAGTCGCCTCGCCGAGCTCTGCTTTAGTGAACAATGTGAAGGACAGACCTTGTTTTGACTTCATTTCCTCCAACAGCAAGAGGCCCCCGTGCTGCTTGAAGTACCTCTTCTTCACAGCGGCAAGCCTCCTCTTCTGGTGGAACAGGTAGGCGCCAGACAGGGTAACTACTAGCAACACTACGGCAATGCTAACACCTGCAGCAAGGTCGCAGGATCAGATGTATTAGAGGAGATGAGCAAGTAATTCAGGTGATCGAGACCACGACGTACCAGGCAAAACAATATTAAATTCTTCTTCGATGTGGGTGCAACGCAGTTTTACAGGATCATACATTGTTTTAGGGGGGCAACTGATGCAATTGTATCCTCCTGGATAATTATGGCATATTCCATAGCATCGGTTTGGTATGGAACACTCATCAATATCTGCAGCAGCATCATATATACTTTAGTAGTATATAGAAATTAACGAAATGAAGACGATTCCAGCTGTTGAGACTTCAGTCTTTCTTTGGAAACTTTTGTTTTCATCAGTAATCCAAAGTGAATTTCAGTTTTATCAGAGTTCTTACTAAAACTCGGATCTAAATCCTGATTGTTAGTGAAAAATCATATTGCACAATGACAAAAGGACATATAGTAGGAAAAACATAAATCGCATGTCAATATTTGAAGACAGTTTTACTCTGCAGTTCGTTGTCTCTGTGGTTAGTGATTGGAAACAGAAACGAGCGACTTTGTTCATATTCGTAGAAGAGAAGACAACCTAAGGCTAATCCTAGTGCATTGTACATGCATATTAAGGGTGCGTTTTGGTAGGATTCATATTCGTAGAAGCATTTCAGATCCAAATTCTTTCTAGAAACATTTCTCTAATAAATGAGAATCACTTTGTGGAGCTGCTTAGCAAAATTCAGATTCTTGAAAAGGAGGTAAAAATATTGTTTTTCATGAAAAAGTCATAAAAATAGGTAGGTTTCACAAAAAGAATATTGAATATTTTGTGGTTAAACAGCGATTCACATGAGACCCATTTTAACTTGTTGCATTTAAAAACGCTTAACAAAAAATACAATTGCTATAGTAGAGGGGAGGCAAGAAACGGAATCAATTGAAACCAGTCTGCATCCTTTTCGGACCAGTTTGGCAGCTCAAAACGTTTTCGATTCTAACCAGAAATGTTAGAATCACTGCCAAACGGAGAGAGGGCGAAACATTTCACCGGTGAATCACTTGAATCGATTCTCCTTTTCACTGGTGCTTTCGCCTGATTCTGTTTGGCCTCCACCCTACTCTAGCAAAAGtattttttaattcttttttaagtgcaacaaattaaaaATGAGTTGCACTAGCATAGTTCTTCACCCACAAA containing:
- the LOC117860100 gene encoding wall-associated receptor kinase 3 isoform X2; translation: MMKLFSLQFYLLLFVFTEQASGVLTSQDGNNTHPYFPSAMLAGNCPSRCGNLTFDYPFGIGSGCYRDPDFSLTCDDTVQPPRLYLQDSTTEVTNDIDASTYGSTSFMNFSVQIPSLSIPIRQGVVVYDMSWKAPAFTLDHVVLNITGCDLDTYWIDQATTTWKLCTVTCPDAKITDKVARENCNGTGCCSIEFDNYLSAIQLKFVVNRSRELTDHSALQDTINVNYASASISWSIMDQPTCATALDNVTTYACVSSNSVCYNSHFTSHPGYHCGCEDGYSGNSYIPNGCSRDKGYNPIQQKVNCQRNCGNISIPFPFGLEEGCSATRILQLNCTNSTSTLQFDEEHQVTHIDIYDGIVDIRYTPQQMFRVDALKEPGLYLVSSSVQWVVANLTCQEAKLNSSEYGCVSINSNCLGVNSTDGYIGYRCKCESGFLGNPYIQDGCEDIDECSIPNRCYGICHNYPGGYNCISCPPKTMYDPVKLRCTHIEEEFNIVLPGVSIAVVLLVVTLSGAYLFHQKRRLAAVKKRYFKQHGGLLLLEEMKSKQGLSFTLFTKAELGEATGNFDERNVLGKGGNGTVYKGTLKDNRSVAIKKCKMISERQEKEFGKEMLILSQINHRNVVKLYGCCLEVEVPMLVYEFIPNGTLYQLIQGRHHHGPRVSFATRLKIAHEAAEALAYLHSSASPPIIHGDVKSANILIDDNYTVKVSDFGASTLAPTDEAQFVTFVQGTYGYLDPEYMQTSKLTSKSDVYSFGVVILELLTCRKATNLQAIDEEINLSAHFLLAMSENRLGEILDEQIKGEESIELIEQLAELARRCLEMASEQRPPMREVADELERFRNLSQHPWGQETSDEGAMLVGSPNACFEIELSNGYVSMTDSAYLGIQSPR